A single candidate division KSB1 bacterium DNA region contains:
- a CDS encoding PhzF family phenazine biosynthesis protein, translating into MKIPFYQIDAFTSKVFGGNPAAICPLENWLPDETMQAIAAENNLAETAFFVKMGDDFELRWFTPEMEVDLCGHATLASGHVLFNHLDFKPNQINFHTKSGVLKVSQTNELLSMNFPSRKPLATETPQQLVDGLGRRPAEVLKSRDYFAVFQNEQEVLSIQPDFNILEQLDCLGIIITAAGQTSDFVSRFFAPRAGIPEDPVTGSAHCSLVPYWSEKLHKKDLHALQLSKRRGELFCQDLGERVSIAGNAVTFATGTIYL; encoded by the coding sequence ATGAAAATCCCATTTTATCAAATCGACGCTTTTACCAGCAAAGTTTTTGGCGGAAACCCGGCAGCAATTTGTCCTTTGGAGAATTGGCTTCCGGATGAAACCATGCAAGCCATTGCTGCTGAAAATAATCTCGCGGAAACTGCTTTTTTCGTAAAAATGGGAGATGATTTTGAGCTCAGGTGGTTTACCCCGGAAATGGAAGTGGATTTATGCGGCCACGCTACCCTGGCCTCAGGCCATGTTTTATTTAACCATTTGGACTTTAAACCGAATCAAATAAATTTCCACACCAAAAGCGGTGTGTTAAAAGTAAGTCAGACCAATGAGCTTTTATCCATGAATTTTCCTTCCAGAAAACCTTTAGCAACTGAAACACCACAGCAGCTTGTTGATGGACTTGGAAGGAGGCCGGCAGAAGTTCTTAAATCAAGAGATTACTTTGCGGTCTTTCAAAATGAACAGGAAGTTCTGTCCATTCAGCCGGATTTTAACATTCTTGAGCAGCTTGATTGTTTGGGAATCATCATAACGGCGGCGGGTCAAACATCTGATTTTGTTTCACGTTTTTTTGCACCGAGAGCCGGCATTCCGGAAGACCCGGTAACAGGTTCGGCCCACTGCTCTTTAGTCCCTTATTGGTCGGAAAAATTGCACAAAAAAGATTTACATGCGCTGCAGCTCTCCAAAAGGCGCGGAGAATTATTTTGCCAGGATTTGGGCGAACGTGTGTCTATTGCCGGAAATGCTGTGACCTTTGCAACCGGTACAATATACTTGTAA